The following proteins come from a genomic window of Aquimarina sp. MAR_2010_214:
- a CDS encoding DUF4177 domain-containing protein produces MKEYKLESLVYYSKLTLDKEHTLKSSSKDIQVKLDEYGKEGWRLVSTDVEDFGMGMYFYLYFERDLKQ; encoded by the coding sequence ATGAAAGAGTATAAGTTAGAATCTTTGGTCTATTATTCAAAATTAACTTTAGACAAAGAACATACTTTGAAATCTTCCTCTAAAGATATACAGGTGAAGCTAGATGAGTATGGAAAAGAAGGGTGGAGACTAGTATCTACCGATGTAGAGGATTTTGGAATGGGGATGTATTTTTATCTGTATTTTGAAAGAGATTTAAAACAATAA
- a CDS encoding enoyl-CoA hydratase/isomerase family protein encodes MMYTNILTSQNSGVTRVTINRPSKLNALNKETIQELHAAFRVADLDADTKVIIITGSGEKAFVAGADISEFADFSVSEGGNLAAKGQELLFDFVANLSTPVIAAINGFALGGGLELAMAAHFRIASNNAKMGLPEVSLGVIPGYGGTQRLPQLVGKGRAMEMIMTAGMIDANQALQYGLVNHVTAQDELIPLAEKLAGKIMRNSSVAIGAAIKAINSGYEDGVNGYKAEIEQFGNCFGTEDFKEGTTAFLEKRKADFPGR; translated from the coding sequence ATAATGTATACCAACATTCTAACATCTCAAAACAGCGGAGTTACAAGAGTAACTATCAATCGTCCATCAAAATTAAATGCACTTAATAAAGAAACTATTCAAGAATTACATGCTGCTTTTAGAGTGGCTGATCTTGATGCTGACACCAAAGTCATTATTATTACAGGAAGTGGTGAAAAGGCCTTTGTTGCAGGTGCAGATATTAGTGAGTTTGCAGATTTTTCGGTATCGGAAGGAGGAAACCTTGCTGCAAAAGGACAAGAACTACTTTTTGATTTTGTAGCCAATCTTTCTACACCAGTAATTGCTGCGATAAATGGATTTGCTCTGGGTGGGGGATTAGAATTAGCGATGGCAGCACATTTTAGAATTGCCAGTAATAATGCGAAAATGGGATTGCCAGAAGTTTCTTTAGGAGTAATACCCGGGTATGGCGGTACACAGCGTTTACCACAGTTAGTGGGTAAAGGCAGAGCTATGGAAATGATTATGACCGCAGGAATGATAGATGCCAATCAGGCATTGCAGTACGGATTGGTAAATCATGTAACGGCTCAGGATGAACTAATACCACTAGCAGAGAAGTTAGCAGGAAAAATTATGAGAAACTCGTCTGTGGCAATTGGTGCAGCTATCAAAGCTATAAATTCTGGTTATGAAGATGGAGTAAATGGGTATAAAGCAGAGATCGAACAATTTGGAAACTGTTTTGGTACCGAAGATTTTAAAGAAGGAACTACAGCATTTTTAGAAAAACGTAAAGCTGATTTCCCAGGAAGGTAA
- the nadD gene encoding nicotinate (nicotinamide) nucleotide adenylyltransferase — protein MKKIGLYFGTFNPIHIGHLAIANHMAEFSDLDELWMVVTPHNPHKKKNSLLDNHHRYEMVYRATQSYPKLKPSDVEFKLPQPNYTVHTLAHLQEKYPDDQFHLIMGEDNLKNFHKWKNYEVILENHNIYVYPRIAKGVIETQFTDHPKIHRIDAPIMEISSTFIRKAIAANKNVRPLLPSTVWEYIDEMNFYR, from the coding sequence ATGAAAAAAATCGGATTGTATTTTGGGACGTTTAATCCTATCCATATCGGTCATTTGGCGATTGCCAATCATATGGCTGAGTTCTCTGATCTCGATGAGCTGTGGATGGTTGTTACTCCTCATAATCCTCATAAGAAGAAAAATTCGTTACTAGACAATCATCATCGGTATGAAATGGTATATCGTGCTACACAATCTTATCCTAAGCTAAAACCTAGTGACGTAGAATTTAAACTACCACAACCCAATTATACTGTACATACGCTTGCGCACTTGCAAGAAAAATATCCCGATGATCAATTTCATCTTATCATGGGAGAGGATAACCTAAAGAACTTTCATAAATGGAAAAACTATGAAGTTATTCTCGAAAACCATAACATCTATGTATATCCTAGAATTGCAAAAGGAGTTATAGAAACTCAGTTTACAGATCATCCCAAAATACATCGAATTGACGCTCCTATTATGGAGATTTCTTCTACATTCATTCGCAAGGCAATCGCAGCTAATAAAAATGTAAGACCATTGCTCCCCTCTACTGTATGGGAATATATTGACGAAATGAATTTTTATAGGTAG
- the gmk gene encoding guanylate kinase: MNQGKLIVLSAPSGSGKTTLVKYLLNQEELNLGFSISAASREPRGGEVHGKDYYFLSLREFKDKIKAEEFLEWEEVYRDNFYGTLKTEVQRLWDNGKHVIFDIDVVGGLDIKSIYPDRTLAIFVKPPSIEELKIRLKKRKTESEDKINMRVAKASTEMATAPQFDAIITNDDLEKAKNEVYQLVKKFLFKELK; the protein is encoded by the coding sequence ATGAACCAAGGTAAACTTATTGTACTTTCGGCACCTTCTGGAAGTGGAAAAACTACTTTAGTTAAATACTTACTCAATCAAGAAGAATTAAATCTTGGATTTTCTATTTCTGCAGCTTCTCGGGAGCCTCGTGGAGGAGAAGTTCATGGAAAAGATTACTACTTTTTATCTTTACGAGAATTTAAAGACAAGATTAAAGCCGAAGAATTCCTCGAATGGGAAGAAGTATATCGAGATAACTTTTATGGAACATTGAAAACTGAAGTACAACGACTTTGGGACAACGGTAAGCATGTGATTTTTGATATCGATGTTGTAGGCGGTTTAGATATTAAAAGCATATATCCAGATCGTACATTGGCAATTTTTGTAAAACCACCTAGCATTGAAGAACTAAAGATTCGTTTGAAGAAACGTAAAACCGAATCTGAAGACAAGATCAATATGAGAGTTGCCAAAGCCTCTACCGAAATGGCTACTGCTCCGCAATTTGATGCGATCATAACAAATGATGATCTCGAAAAAGCTAAAAACGAAGTATATCAGCTGGTTAAAAAGTTTCTTTTTAAAGAATTAAAATAA
- a CDS encoding YicC/YloC family endoribonuclease has translation MIKSMTGFGKSILQLPTKKITIEVKSLNSKNLDLNARIPSQYREKELEMRNTIAKKLARGKVDFGLYVEATGEETSNKVNEAIVKEYIRQLSNVHEGDTIELLKMAVRMPDALKTEREQIDEQEFKAIKDELTKALTAIEDYRIDEGKALEKDFNIRVKNISELLDNVIKIDPERMEAVRERLHKAVSDLKEEVDQNRFEQELIYYLEKFDITEEKVRLANHLEYFTTTLNSSDSNGKKLGFITQEIGREINTIGSKSNYAPMQQLVVQMKDELEKIKEQLLNVL, from the coding sequence ATGATCAAATCTATGACAGGTTTCGGGAAGTCTATCCTTCAGCTACCTACAAAAAAAATAACTATTGAGGTTAAATCACTTAATAGTAAAAACTTAGACCTTAATGCCAGAATTCCTTCACAATACCGTGAAAAGGAACTTGAAATGCGAAATACCATTGCAAAAAAACTAGCAAGAGGTAAAGTTGATTTTGGATTATATGTTGAAGCAACTGGTGAAGAAACATCTAACAAGGTTAATGAAGCTATTGTAAAAGAATATATCAGACAATTATCAAATGTACACGAAGGTGACACTATAGAGTTATTAAAAATGGCAGTTCGTATGCCTGATGCTCTAAAAACAGAACGTGAACAAATCGATGAGCAAGAATTTAAAGCTATAAAGGATGAACTTACCAAGGCTTTAACAGCAATAGAGGACTATAGAATCGACGAAGGAAAAGCATTAGAAAAAGATTTCAATATTCGTGTTAAAAACATAAGTGAGCTCTTGGATAACGTTATAAAAATTGATCCCGAGCGTATGGAAGCAGTTAGAGAGCGATTACATAAAGCAGTGTCTGACCTAAAAGAAGAAGTGGATCAAAACCGTTTTGAACAGGAGTTGATTTACTATCTCGAGAAATTTGATATTACAGAAGAAAAAGTTCGATTAGCAAATCATTTAGAGTATTTTACTACTACGTTAAATTCTTCAGATTCTAACGGAAAGAAACTTGGTTTTATTACTCAGGAAATAGGTCGTGAAATTAATACTATTGGTAGTAAATCTAATTATGCCCCTATGCAACAACTGGTAGTTCAGATGAAAGATGAGCTCGAAAAAATTAAAGAACAATTACTAAATGTGTTGTAA
- a CDS encoding GNAT family N-acetyltransferase, which translates to MNFISKTYHTKSGKSLLVREATPADAKQLLALKLEYLKDTNTIPLFDYEYSNTVKEEGELIQNLHEQANSLLLVAESDGDIIGNIDLTGSWRKKMQHTAMIGMGIHTQCQNQGIGTLLIQNVLEWSKENELLKVLWLEVYATNIAGISLYKKMGFIPSGSIQGFFLEKEEYIDKITMATKVG; encoded by the coding sequence TTGAACTTTATCTCGAAAACATACCATACCAAATCAGGGAAGTCTCTTTTAGTTAGAGAGGCAACACCGGCAGATGCTAAGCAATTATTAGCATTAAAACTGGAGTATCTTAAAGATACCAACACTATTCCTTTATTTGATTATGAATACTCTAATACTGTAAAAGAAGAAGGTGAACTTATTCAAAACCTTCATGAACAAGCTAATAGTCTATTATTGGTTGCCGAAAGTGATGGAGATATTATTGGAAATATTGACCTTACTGGTAGTTGGCGTAAAAAGATGCAACATACCGCCATGATTGGAATGGGAATTCATACCCAATGCCAAAACCAGGGTATAGGTACTCTTTTGATTCAAAATGTATTAGAATGGTCAAAAGAAAATGAGTTATTAAAAGTACTATGGTTAGAAGTATATGCAACTAATATCGCCGGGATTTCTTTGTACAAAAAAATGGGGTTTATACCTTCAGGTAGTATCCAAGGCTTCTTTCTTGAAAAAGAAGAGTATATTGATAAAATAACTATGGCAACCAAAGTTGGCTAA
- a CDS encoding CopD family protein produces the protein MLEYYNYIKSLHLIFVITWFAGLFYIPRLFIYQIEASQKPLPDRDILGKQLKLMAKRLWFIITWPSAILATLFAIWLLVLMPGWLQQPWMHVKLGFIVLLFMYHLKCHHIYKQLQNDVIKWSSGQMRMWNEGSTIILFSVIFLVIVRDAVNWIYGVVGILSLAIILMMGIKLYKRIRDKNPEA, from the coding sequence ATGCTAGAATATTATAATTACATAAAATCCTTGCACCTGATCTTTGTGATCACATGGTTTGCCGGGTTATTTTATATTCCCAGATTGTTTATCTATCAAATAGAAGCTTCTCAAAAGCCTCTACCCGATCGAGACATATTAGGCAAGCAACTTAAATTAATGGCTAAACGCCTTTGGTTCATTATTACTTGGCCTTCTGCTATATTAGCCACTTTATTTGCAATTTGGTTACTTGTTTTAATGCCAGGTTGGCTACAACAACCCTGGATGCATGTTAAGCTTGGATTTATAGTATTACTTTTCATGTATCATCTAAAATGCCATCACATCTACAAGCAGCTTCAAAATGATGTCATAAAATGGTCTTCTGGGCAAATGCGAATGTGGAATGAAGGTTCGACAATTATTCTCTTTTCAGTAATTTTCTTAGTCATCGTACGTGATGCAGTAAACTGGATATATGGAGTTGTAGGGATACTATCACTCGCAATTATACTTATGATGGGAATTAAACTTTATAAAAGAATTCGGGATAAGAATCCTGAGGCATAA
- a CDS encoding AraC family transcriptional regulator has translation MNTILLGFAIIVSGSIGYFISIALVTTSFYKNRANNYLSLSLFLLTSLTLFGWFDIEDTVLEFLNNPVLEYLFGVTLFTYFLIQIQHKYLKESWYKWLYLPFICSLIIETILYLDTIFNFYSSDFVDLQFHIMDNASFVYNVFLIFWGRKLIKGSHTISEDKKSWLLRLNLFIICIITCWLLSTIEFYVFNSEYATSFLWILLSFLLWWVLYYGVFKLQIIVQKDEIHQYLVSKNTHNTQAKKKIRETTVSKIITQLYVLMEEEELYKNPLLSRLDLANRLGTSEGYLSQIINQEINKSVIQFVNEYRIEAAKNLLHDPVFNKYSIEAIGMEAGFKSKSAFYNAFNTSLGMSPGAYRKLQKKS, from the coding sequence TTGAATACTATATTATTAGGTTTTGCAATTATTGTCAGTGGAAGTATAGGATATTTTATAAGTATCGCATTAGTCACTACTTCTTTTTATAAGAATCGCGCAAATAACTATCTCTCCCTATCATTATTTTTGCTAACAAGTTTGACTTTATTTGGGTGGTTTGACATAGAAGATACGGTTTTAGAATTTTTAAACAATCCTGTATTGGAGTACCTATTTGGAGTTACTCTATTTACCTATTTTCTAATTCAAATTCAACATAAGTACCTTAAAGAAAGTTGGTATAAATGGCTTTATCTTCCCTTCATTTGCTCTTTGATTATAGAAACTATTCTTTATTTAGATACTATTTTTAACTTCTATAGTTCGGATTTTGTTGATCTGCAATTTCATATTATGGATAATGCATCATTTGTCTATAATGTGTTTTTAATCTTTTGGGGAAGGAAATTAATAAAAGGTTCTCATACTATTTCAGAAGATAAAAAGAGTTGGTTATTAAGATTAAACCTTTTTATAATATGCATTATAACATGCTGGCTTTTATCTACTATAGAGTTCTATGTATTTAATTCAGAATATGCTACAAGTTTTCTATGGATACTGCTTTCCTTTTTATTGTGGTGGGTATTATATTACGGAGTGTTCAAACTACAGATAATAGTTCAAAAAGACGAAATACACCAATATTTAGTTTCAAAAAACACACATAATACTCAAGCAAAAAAGAAAATAAGAGAGACTACTGTTTCTAAAATTATTACTCAGCTTTATGTACTAATGGAGGAGGAAGAGTTATATAAAAATCCTCTTTTAAGCAGGTTAGATCTGGCAAATCGGTTAGGAACAAGCGAAGGGTATTTATCTCAAATCATAAATCAGGAAATCAATAAAAGCGTTATTCAGTTTGTAAATGAATATCGAATTGAAGCGGCTAAAAACTTATTGCATGATCCGGTATTTAATAAATATTCTATCGAAGCTATAGGTATGGAAGCTGGTTTTAAATCTAAAAGTGCTTTCTATAACGCTTTTAATACTAGTTTAGGTATGTCTCCGGGAGCCTATAGAAAACTTCAAAAAAAGTCCTGA
- a CDS encoding S41 family peptidase, translating into MMNSYIKIKTEIIKHFKKCFPILILLIFTACQSDDDTLSPIVDPINGFWLSAEKGYILEFTDGKDILYNINTAGCSIQDDDFIPEEFFGLKLDLASENELIASTDLSDSEVKFTRLSNQNPNCLPDQISATEDPQVNFDHFWNIFNDHYAFFETRDINWSQYESLRNQVTADNFYDILEGLAYLLEDGHVSVIDEENGVQIESGDPILLERLNTNLSGDLIMDNIDDFFDLGNEKLITIVTDYLGGNFEIDERENIIWGLINDDIGYINVLTMTGYGTDFSDELTTLNAVLDTIMDDLEASGVSKLILDIRFNDGGYDTAALNIASRFIDQERISYFKKARLGDGFTENKPFSVGPRGDFQFTGDIILLTSPYSISAAELFALCIKDLPYVTIVGESTTGAFSTILTHVLPNGAEVGLSNEIYTDAQGEVFEVIGIGPENEENRVPFLSTIDFEKEKDSGIERALELLSN; encoded by the coding sequence ATGATGAATTCATATATTAAGATAAAAACAGAAATAATAAAGCATTTTAAAAAGTGCTTTCCAATCTTGATTTTATTAATTTTTACTGCCTGTCAATCTGATGATGATACACTTTCTCCTATAGTAGATCCAATTAATGGTTTTTGGTTGTCAGCCGAAAAAGGGTATATTTTAGAATTTACTGATGGTAAAGATATATTGTATAATATAAATACTGCGGGATGTTCAATTCAAGATGATGATTTTATTCCCGAAGAATTTTTTGGATTGAAATTAGATCTCGCTAGCGAAAATGAGCTAATAGCCTCTACAGACTTATCGGATTCAGAAGTAAAATTTACCCGACTATCAAATCAAAACCCAAATTGTCTACCTGATCAGATTTCTGCTACAGAAGATCCACAGGTTAATTTTGATCATTTCTGGAATATTTTTAATGACCACTATGCTTTTTTTGAAACCAGAGACATAAACTGGTCTCAATATGAAAGTCTAAGAAATCAAGTCACAGCCGATAATTTTTATGATATTTTAGAAGGGTTAGCGTATTTGTTAGAAGATGGACACGTGAGTGTTATCGATGAAGAGAATGGTGTTCAAATTGAATCAGGAGATCCAATACTGTTAGAAAGATTGAATACAAACCTAAGTGGAGATCTTATCATGGATAATATAGATGATTTCTTTGACCTTGGTAATGAAAAATTAATAACCATAGTAACCGATTATTTGGGAGGAAATTTTGAAATAGATGAAAGAGAGAATATCATATGGGGATTGATTAACGATGATATTGGTTATATTAATGTTTTAACAATGACAGGATATGGGACAGATTTTAGTGATGAATTGACAACATTAAATGCTGTATTAGATACAATTATGGATGATCTTGAAGCATCAGGAGTTTCTAAACTGATTCTCGATATACGTTTTAACGATGGAGGCTATGATACGGCAGCCTTGAATATCGCATCCCGTTTTATAGATCAAGAACGCATTTCATATTTTAAAAAAGCGAGATTAGGTGACGGTTTTACAGAAAACAAACCTTTTTCTGTAGGACCTCGTGGGGATTTTCAATTTACTGGGGATATCATATTACTTACCAGTCCCTATAGTATAAGTGCAGCAGAACTTTTCGCTTTATGTATAAAAGATTTACCGTATGTGACCATTGTAGGGGAAAGTACTACTGGAGCTTTTTCTACCATTCTTACGCATGTATTGCCTAATGGAGCAGAAGTAGGACTATCTAATGAAATATATACTGATGCACAAGGAGAAGTTTTTGAAGTTATTGGTATTGGCCCCGAAAATGAAGAAAATCGAGTGCCATTTTTGTCAACTATAGATTTTGAAAAAGAAAAAGATAGTGGAATAGAACGTGCTTTGGAATTACTTAGTAATTAG
- a CDS encoding glycosyl hydrolase, with the protein MHSQFGRVILILFFAFSTIFTSNSQTYNQELYDALEYRLIGPFRGGRSAAVTGVPGKPNLFYFGATGGGVWKTTDGGRTWKNISDGFFGGSIGAIAISKSDPNVIYVGGGEKTLRGNVSSGYGVWKSVDAGKTWVQAGLPKSRHIPRIAIHPTNPDIVYAAALGNIYKSTQDRGVYKSIDGGKTWNKVLFANVDSGAVDLTLDPNNPRILYASTWNARRTPYSLSSGGKGSALWKSTDSGKTWNEISQHKGFAKDTLGIMGVTVSPVNSERVWAIVENKEKGGVYRSDDGGDTWSQLNSSRSLRQRAWYYSRIYADPQDIDVVYVVNVSYHKSKDGGKNFSSYSAPHGDHHDLWIAPENPKRIIIGDDGGAQITYDGGETWSTYHNQPTSQFYRVTTDNSFPYRIYAAQQDNSTIRINHRSTGRSISKNDWERTAGGESAHIAVDPKDNDIVYGGSYDGFLTRVNHKTETLRSISVWPDNPMGHGAEDMKYRFQWNFPILFSKHNPNRLYTFSNHVHVTENEGQSWKVISPDLTRNDPDKQKSSGGPITQDNTSVEYYSTIFAAAESPVKEGLLWVGSDDGLLHVSQDGGKSWNNVTPKGMPEWMMINSIEPSVFTEGTCYIAGTKYKSGDFAPYLYKTTDYGKSWTKITNGIENEHFTRVLREDPKQKGLLYAGTETGMYISFNDGAAWQPLQLNLPIVPITDLTIKDNNLIVATQGRSLWIIDDLTVLHQLNNTMKTQNHILFKPKNSYRMDGGSVKDSKTEGTNHPAGVMTYFYLKNYDVAKDTVSLTYFNTKNDTLKSFSTKAKEKKDQLKIEKKGAQLFAWNMRGKGAEKLDGMILWWANLNGPKAVPGNYAVSLSVNGKEVSKQSFTIVADPRTEASPQQMQSQFDFIISVNKTVDKAHKSIKKIRKINAQLKAFSIQYKDNSATKDLVKKASDLQKQFGEIEKALYQTKNKSNQDPLNFPIKLTNKLGHLNSLVGMGDFGPTEQDVAVKNELTKKINNQLANFDKLITEEIKSFNAEFNTLQLNYLFVEK; encoded by the coding sequence ATGCATTCACAATTCGGCAGAGTAATCCTTATACTCTTTTTTGCTTTCTCAACTATTTTCACATCCAACTCTCAAACATATAATCAGGAACTTTATGACGCTTTGGAATATAGACTTATTGGACCGTTTCGTGGCGGTCGAAGTGCTGCAGTAACCGGAGTACCCGGAAAGCCTAATTTATTTTATTTTGGAGCTACTGGTGGTGGAGTATGGAAAACTACAGATGGTGGACGTACCTGGAAAAATATTTCTGATGGCTTTTTTGGAGGATCAATTGGTGCTATTGCCATATCAAAAAGTGATCCCAATGTAATCTATGTTGGTGGTGGAGAAAAAACGTTACGTGGTAATGTATCTTCGGGTTATGGTGTTTGGAAAAGTGTGGATGCAGGCAAAACATGGGTGCAAGCGGGTCTTCCTAAAAGTAGACATATCCCAAGAATAGCTATTCATCCTACTAATCCTGATATTGTATATGCTGCAGCATTAGGAAATATATATAAATCTACTCAAGATCGTGGTGTATACAAAAGTATCGATGGAGGTAAAACCTGGAACAAAGTGTTGTTTGCAAATGTGGATTCTGGAGCGGTAGATTTGACTTTAGACCCTAATAATCCTCGAATTTTATATGCCTCGACATGGAATGCAAGAAGAACACCTTATAGCCTTAGTTCTGGAGGAAAGGGTTCTGCCCTATGGAAAAGTACGGATAGTGGAAAAACATGGAATGAGATTTCGCAACACAAAGGGTTTGCCAAAGATACTTTAGGAATAATGGGAGTCACTGTTTCTCCTGTCAATAGTGAACGAGTTTGGGCTATAGTAGAGAATAAAGAAAAAGGCGGAGTATATCGTAGTGATGATGGAGGTGACACCTGGAGTCAATTAAATAGCAGTAGAAGTTTACGTCAACGCGCATGGTACTATAGTAGAATTTATGCCGACCCTCAAGATATAGATGTTGTTTATGTCGTTAATGTGTCCTATCATAAAAGCAAAGACGGAGGTAAAAACTTTAGTAGTTATAGTGCTCCACATGGAGACCACCATGATCTGTGGATTGCTCCAGAAAATCCGAAACGTATCATAATTGGGGATGACGGAGGTGCACAAATCACCTATGATGGTGGCGAAACCTGGAGTACTTATCACAATCAACCCACTTCACAATTTTATAGAGTGACTACTGATAATAGTTTCCCATATCGAATTTATGCCGCTCAACAGGATAATTCTACTATACGCATCAATCATAGAAGTACGGGGAGATCTATATCTAAAAATGATTGGGAACGTACCGCAGGGGGAGAATCAGCTCATATTGCTGTCGATCCTAAAGATAATGATATTGTTTATGGAGGAAGTTACGATGGTTTTCTTACCCGAGTAAATCATAAAACAGAAACCTTACGCTCAATTAGTGTATGGCCGGATAATCCTATGGGACATGGTGCAGAGGATATGAAATATCGTTTTCAATGGAATTTCCCAATACTATTCTCCAAACATAATCCAAACAGATTATATACATTCTCTAATCATGTTCATGTTACCGAAAATGAAGGACAAAGCTGGAAAGTGATCAGTCCCGATTTAACTAGAAATGATCCTGACAAACAAAAATCTTCTGGAGGCCCTATCACGCAAGACAATACGTCTGTAGAATATTATTCCACTATTTTTGCCGCTGCAGAAAGCCCTGTCAAAGAAGGGTTACTTTGGGTAGGGAGTGATGATGGACTTCTACATGTAAGCCAGGATGGAGGAAAGTCCTGGAATAATGTAACGCCAAAGGGTATGCCAGAATGGATGATGATCAATAGTATCGAACCCAGTGTTTTTACAGAGGGTACTTGCTATATTGCCGGAACCAAATATAAGTCTGGTGATTTTGCTCCTTACCTCTACAAGACTACCGATTATGGTAAGTCATGGACAAAAATTACGAATGGAATCGAAAACGAACATTTCACACGTGTGCTTCGTGAGGATCCTAAGCAAAAAGGATTATTATATGCCGGTACAGAAACAGGTATGTACATCTCTTTTAATGATGGGGCTGCCTGGCAACCTTTGCAGTTAAATTTACCTATTGTTCCAATAACTGATTTAACAATCAAAGACAACAATTTAATTGTTGCTACACAAGGAAGGAGTCTCTGGATAATTGATGATTTAACGGTCTTACATCAATTAAACAACACAATGAAAACTCAAAATCATATTCTATTTAAACCCAAAAATTCTTATCGCATGGATGGTGGAAGTGTTAAAGACTCTAAAACAGAAGGAACTAATCACCCTGCTGGTGTTATGACTTATTTCTATCTCAAAAATTATGATGTAGCAAAAGATACGGTTTCTTTAACCTATTTTAATACTAAAAATGATACACTAAAATCATTTAGTACAAAAGCAAAAGAGAAAAAAGATCAATTGAAAATAGAGAAAAAAGGAGCTCAACTGTTTGCCTGGAATATGAGAGGAAAAGGAGCAGAAAAATTAGATGGTATGATCCTATGGTGGGCAAATCTTAACGGGCCAAAAGCTGTACCCGGTAATTATGCCGTAAGTCTTTCAGTAAATGGAAAAGAAGTATCTAAACAATCTTTTACTATTGTAGCCGATCCTAGGACAGAAGCATCACCACAACAAATGCAATCACAGTTTGACTTTATTATCAGTGTTAATAAAACCGTAGACAAAGCGCATAAATCCATAAAAAAAATTAGGAAAATTAACGCCCAGCTTAAAGCTTTTTCTATACAGTACAAAGACAATTCAGCGACTAAAGATCTGGTTAAAAAAGCTTCAGACTTGCAAAAACAATTTGGTGAAATCGAAAAGGCATTATACCAAACCAAAAATAAAAGTAATCAGGACCCCTTGAACTTTCCTATTAAACTCACTAATAAGCTAGGACACCTGAATTCTTTGGTAGGCATGGGAGATTTTGGTCCTACAGAACAAGATGTTGCTGTAAAAAATGAGCTTACCAAAAAAATCAATAATCAATTAGCAAATTTTGATAAATTAATTACTGAAGAAATTAAAAGTTTTAATGCGGAGTTCAATACCTTGCAGCTTAATTATCTTTTTGTAGAAAAATAA